The Aedes aegypti strain LVP_AGWG chromosome 3, AaegL5.0 Primary Assembly, whole genome shotgun sequence genome contains a region encoding:
- the LOC110678522 gene encoding uncharacterized protein LOC110678522, translated as MVALLKSAILLGALVAFCWTAEANKIVPSKGVCSNPPNLPIRSCPENEEFQCCGACEQLGCNKRAGNVMCFICPSDCYCKEGYIRERAFVGTAGNRARCIPVKHCPKTV; from the exons ATGGTCGCACTTTTAAAATCTGCTATTCTACTCGGAGCGTTGGTAGCGTTTTGTTGGACGGCGGAAGCTAACAAAATTGTTCCATCGAAAGGCGTTTGCAGTAATCCACCGAATTTGCCAATTC GATCCTGTCCGGAGAACGAAGAGTTCCAGTGCTGTGGAGCCTGCGAGCAGCTGGGCTGTAACAAACGAGCCGGCAATGTGATGTGCTTCATCTGCCCCTCGGATTGCTACTGCAAGGAAGGTTACATCCGGGAGAGGGCTTTCGTCGGAACGGCAGGGAACCGTGCCCGATGCATTCCGGTGAAGCATTGTCCCAAAACGGTTTAG